Proteins from a genomic interval of Oncorhynchus nerka isolate Pitt River linkage group LG13, Oner_Uvic_2.0, whole genome shotgun sequence:
- the LOC115140459 gene encoding pro-opiomelanocortin, translated as MVCAPWLLAVVVVCVCNPGVGGQCWDSSHCKDLPSEDKILECTHLFRSGLQDESPEPRSAAQQSTEESLSLGILLAALTSGKRALDADPEPHSDKRHSYSMEHFRWGKPIGHKRRPIKVYASSLEGGDSSEGTFPLQARRQLGSWEDEMVGALGNQGAKAQTKVVPRTLTVTGLQDKKDGSYRMGHFRWGSPTAIKRYSGFMKPYTKQSHKPLITLLKHITLKNEQ; from the exons ATGGTGTGTGCGCCCTGGCTgttagcggtggtggtggtgtgtgtgtgcaacccCGGGGTGGGGGGGCAGTGCTGGGATAGCTCCCACTGCAAAGACCTCCCTTCAGAGGACAAGATACTG GAGTGCACCCACCTGTTCAGGTCTGGGCTCCAGGACGAATCCCCAGAGCCCAGATCGGCTGCCCAGCAGTCCACTGAGGAGAGCCTCTCCCTGGGCATCCTGTTGGCAGCCCTGACCTCTGGAAAGAGAGCCCTGGATGCTGACCCTGAGCCCCACAGCGACAAGAGACACTCCTACTCCATGGAGCACTTCCGCTGGGGCAAACCCATTGGGCACAAACGCCGCCCCATCAAAGTCTATGCCTCCAGTCTGGAAGGGGGGGACTCCTCCGAGGGCACCTTTCCCCTGCAGGCACGCAGGCagctgggcagctgggaggacgAGATGGTGGGAGCTCTGGGGAACCAGGGGGCCAAGGCTCAGACCAAGGTAGTCCCCAGAACCCTCACTGTGACGGGGCTGCAAGATAAGAAGGATGGGTCCTATCGGATGGGTCACTTCCGCTGGGGCAGCCCAACCGCTATCAAGCGCTACAGTGGCTTCATGAAGCCATATACCAAGCAATCCCACAAGCCCCTGATCACGCTGCTCAAGCACATCACCCTTAAGAACGAGCAGTAG